One window from the genome of Nitrospirota bacterium encodes:
- a CDS encoding twin-arginine translocase TatA/TatE family subunit — protein sequence MFEGLFQPTHLFIIVTILLLLFGPGKLPQIGEGLGKGIRGFKKALSDDSDSNVKPVEQSDVKQ from the coding sequence ATGTTTGAAGGATTATTTCAACCGACGCATTTATTCATTATCGTAACGATTTTGTTACTATTGTTTGGTCCGGGTAAACTCCCGCAAATAGGCGAGGGTTTAGGGAAAGGGATTCGCGGATTTAAAAAAGCCCTGTCTGACGACTCAGACAGCAATGTGAAACCTGTTGAACAATCAGATGTAAAACAATAA
- a CDS encoding recombinase family protein, with protein sequence MPKTIGYVRVSTDEQDYRNQKYEILNYCDKEHTTVDTWIELEVSTRRSLKERAIEELLSSLRAGDRLIVTELSRLGRSTSEVIQLVKKLAALKVEFISVKQGLKINSSNDNDMASKIMVTIFSLLAELERDLLSQRTKTALQRAKADGKKLGRPRGPGKSRLDGKEGEIRGLLNKRVTKANIAKILDVSWGTVDNFIKRRMV encoded by the coding sequence ATGCCTAAAACCATTGGCTATGTCCGGGTGTCCACGGATGAACAGGACTACAGGAACCAAAAGTATGAGATCTTAAATTATTGTGATAAAGAACACACTACGGTGGATACGTGGATAGAGCTTGAGGTATCAACGCGGAGGTCTTTAAAGGAGCGCGCAATAGAGGAGCTTTTGTCCTCTTTACGGGCAGGTGACAGACTGATAGTGACGGAGCTTTCGCGCTTAGGGCGCAGCACCAGCGAGGTTATTCAACTGGTAAAGAAATTGGCCGCTCTTAAGGTAGAGTTCATTTCCGTAAAACAGGGGCTTAAAATCAACTCGTCAAATGATAACGATATGGCCTCTAAGATAATGGTTACGATTTTTTCGTTGTTAGCCGAACTTGAACGGGATTTATTGTCTCAGCGCACAAAGACGGCGCTACAGCGGGCTAAGGCAGACGGCAAAAAACTTGGCCGCCCCAGGGGGCCGGGCAAGTCACGGTTAGACGGCAAAGAGGGAGAAATCAGAGGACTTTTGAATAAGCGGGTAACAAAGGCTAACATCGCTAAGATTCTGGATGTTTCGTGGGGCACTGTTGATAATTTCATAAAGCGGAGAATGGTATAA
- the cysC gene encoding adenylyl-sulfate kinase: MVQDNVVWHHVLVSRQMKEEQNGHRSAVLWFTGLPCSGKSTIALSVEKRLYEVGAKTTVLDGDNVRHGLCSNLGFSMSDRKENIRRIGEVAKLFIEAGVIAMTAFISPLREYRDDVRALVGNGDFIEIYCDCSVDVCEQRDVKGHYKKAKAGEIKEFTGISSPYEAPERPEIVLKTDALTVEQCSENVVAYLKERGVIGSR; the protein is encoded by the coding sequence ATGGTACAGGACAATGTAGTGTGGCATCATGTGTTAGTGAGCCGCCAGATGAAAGAGGAGCAAAACGGGCACAGAAGCGCAGTGCTATGGTTTACCGGACTGCCGTGTTCCGGGAAATCCACCATAGCACTGTCAGTTGAAAAACGGCTGTATGAGGTTGGGGCAAAGACAACGGTCTTAGACGGCGATAACGTCCGGCACGGGTTGTGTTCAAATTTGGGCTTTTCAATGTCCGACCGCAAAGAGAATATCCGGAGAATCGGGGAGGTTGCTAAGCTCTTTATCGAGGCTGGTGTAATAGCTATGACAGCGTTTATATCTCCGCTCAGGGAGTATCGTGATGATGTCCGGGCGCTTGTAGGTAATGGGGATTTCATAGAAATATACTGTGACTGTTCTGTTGATGTGTGTGAACAGAGGGATGTTAAGGGCCACTATAAAAAGGCTAAGGCTGGTGAGATTAAGGAATTTACCGGCATTTCATCGCCCTATGAGGCGCCAGAGCGCCCCGAGATAGTTCTTAAAACCGATGCGCTGACAGTTGAGCAGTGCTCAGAGAACGTGGTGGCGTATCTGAAAGAGCGGGGAGTTATCGGCAGCCGGTAA
- a CDS encoding DegT/DnrJ/EryC1/StrS family aminotransferase, whose protein sequence is MIPWWRINFGDKEIAKISETIKNEHISQGPVTAEFERQVAALIDVPYVTATTSGSMAILMALIAAGIKPGDRVLVPNRTWIATAHAVMLLGAKVTFVDVEPGRPVMDVSAVSDKIQPDTKAVIPVHMNGRAVHMPELTQLAQSRGLTVIEDAAQGFCSKNSHGYLGSQSFAGCFSMAMGKILSTGQGGFVVTKDERTYNKLRMIRTHGVSDVINVNYTAMGFNFKFNDILASMGLIGTEAMSVRIERVKAIYQRYEAALVNIPFLKLIPVDVEAGELPIYIEALCPQRDKLIQFLAERGIQARPTHPNLNTAAYFNDSGNYPNSQLFSEQELVLPCGPDQSPENVERVIEALEAFKKVNQ, encoded by the coding sequence ATGATCCCATGGTGGCGGATTAATTTTGGAGACAAAGAGATTGCTAAAATATCGGAGACTATTAAAAATGAACATATAAGCCAGGGGCCGGTAACGGCGGAGTTTGAACGGCAGGTGGCAGCTCTCATTGATGTGCCGTATGTGACAGCCACAACCAGCGGCAGTATGGCAATTCTGATGGCGCTCATTGCTGCCGGCATAAAACCCGGCGACAGGGTGCTTGTCCCAAACCGGACGTGGATAGCGACAGCGCATGCTGTGATGCTGCTTGGGGCAAAGGTAACGTTTGTTGATGTTGAGCCCGGACGGCCTGTTATGGATGTCTCTGCCGTCTCAGATAAGATTCAGCCCGATACAAAAGCTGTCATCCCCGTGCACATGAACGGGCGGGCGGTGCATATGCCGGAGCTTACCCAATTGGCTCAAAGCCGCGGGCTAACAGTTATCGAGGATGCAGCTCAGGGGTTTTGTTCCAAAAACAGTCACGGATACCTTGGCAGCCAGTCCTTTGCCGGATGTTTTTCGATGGCTATGGGAAAGATTCTTTCAACAGGGCAGGGCGGCTTTGTCGTAACCAAAGACGAGCGTACTTATAATAAACTCCGGATGATTCGCACCCACGGAGTGTCTGATGTGATAAATGTAAACTACACGGCGATGGGTTTTAATTTCAAGTTTAATGATATTTTGGCCTCAATGGGGCTTATCGGCACAGAGGCAATGTCCGTGCGCATAGAGCGGGTAAAGGCAATATACCAAAGATATGAAGCCGCACTGGTAAACATTCCGTTTCTTAAACTGATCCCTGTAGATGTTGAAGCCGGAGAGCTTCCGATATACATTGAGGCGTTATGTCCGCAGAGGGATAAGCTGATACAATTTTTAGCTGAAAGGGGCATACAGGCACGCCCGACTCATCCTAATTTAAACACCGCAGCGTATTTTAACGACAGCGGCAACTATCCCAACTCACAACTGTTTAGCGAACAGGAACTGGTGCTGCCCTGCGGCCCCGACCAATCGCCTGAAAATGTGGAGCGTGTGATTGAGGCGCTGGAGGCCTTCAAAAAGGTAAATCAATAA
- a CDS encoding type II toxin-antitoxin system HicB family antitoxin has product MSYKVSVLIEKDDSGYYAYCPALDGCQSQGDSFEEVLSNIKEAIELYIETLSEEERVEYLSKEILATSFEVA; this is encoded by the coding sequence ATGTCATATAAAGTCAGCGTTTTGATAGAGAAAGATGATAGCGGCTATTATGCTTACTGTCCTGCATTAGATGGATGTCAGAGTCAGGGCGATTCATTTGAAGAGGTGTTGTCAAATATAAAAGAAGCTATCGAGCTTTATATTGAGACATTATCAGAAGAGGAGCGGGTGGAGTATCTAAGCAAGGAAATCCTGGCAACTTCTTTTGAGGTTGCCTGA
- a CDS encoding type II toxin-antitoxin system HicB family antitoxin, translating into MSNHAIKLNKDKTYVFTVVIEPDENEWFAYCPVLRAEGAATCGNTQGEALRNIQEVVEMIVEELIEDGKHIPEEDIKIYSDVEIKTAVSG; encoded by the coding sequence ATGTCTAATCATGCCATAAAATTAAATAAAGATAAAACTTATGTTTTTACCGTTGTGATTGAACCTGACGAAAACGAATGGTTTGCTTATTGTCCTGTTTTAAGGGCTGAGGGAGCTGCAACCTGTGGAAACACTCAGGGAGAAGCTTTAAGAAATATTCAGGAGGTTGTGGAAATGATAGTGGAGGAATTAATTGAAGATGGTAAACACATACCTGAAGAGGATATTAAAATATACTCTGATGTGGAGATTAAAACAGCTGTCTCAGGCTGA
- a CDS encoding type II toxin-antitoxin system HicA family toxin: protein MPLDYKRLRSLNAQQIVSALLKDGFYLRHQKGSHQRYFHPDGRKVTIPYHSPGKTFNIKTLKAIIEEQARWAEEDLLKLKILK, encoded by the coding sequence ATGCCTCTTGATTACAAACGGCTTCGCAGTCTTAACGCTCAACAGATTGTAAGTGCACTTTTGAAGGATGGGTTTTATTTGCGTCATCAAAAAGGAAGCCACCAACGTTATTTTCATCCTGATGGAAGAAAGGTAACGATTCCTTATCATAGCCCGGGGAAAACTTTCAACATAAAAACCTTAAAAGCTATCATTGAAGAGCAAGCACGTTGGGCAGAAGAGGATTTGTTAAAACTCAAAATACTAAAATAG
- a CDS encoding tetratricopeptide repeat protein: protein MKKQVLMFLFVFLFVGIVSAGDNTKVTVKGDNNTTITYVNKLVEQNIPEKTAVYLVNNLTEQLQKKDQTIAEKDAQIHEIAKKYEDLQKQLSERPDTDTLAKEAKAKLDSGDLPEAERLLKLSMENNLKDMDKKRKSAASDAFSLATIKDMEIKYQEALSYYEKAVELDPQNALYLNDAGLMYDTLGQYNKAIDYYEQALKIDRQNFDDNHPQIAIYLNNLGGAYYDLGQYEKAITLFKKSLGIREEKLGENHPYVKITRASLKRAEEKLAANSGTK, encoded by the coding sequence ATGAAGAAACAGGTGCTAATGTTTTTGTTTGTATTTTTATTTGTTGGGATTGTATCGGCTGGAGATAATACGAAAGTAACCGTCAAAGGCGATAATAATACAACAATTACCTACGTAAACAAATTGGTTGAACAGAATATTCCTGAGAAAACCGCCGTGTATCTTGTTAATAACCTTACGGAACAACTTCAGAAGAAAGATCAGACGATTGCCGAAAAAGATGCGCAAATACATGAAATAGCAAAAAAGTATGAAGACTTACAGAAGCAATTATCAGAGCGTCCGGACACTGATACTTTAGCAAAAGAGGCAAAAGCAAAATTAGACAGCGGCGATTTACCTGAAGCTGAGCGGCTGTTAAAGCTCTCCATGGAAAACAATTTAAAAGACATGGACAAAAAAAGAAAATCAGCGGCCTCAGACGCCTTTTCGCTTGCGACTATAAAGGATATGGAAATCAAATATCAGGAAGCTCTCTCATATTATGAAAAGGCCGTAGAGTTAGACCCTCAAAACGCCTTATATTTAAATGATGCCGGATTAATGTACGACACGTTAGGGCAGTATAATAAGGCGATTGACTACTATGAGCAGGCGTTAAAAATTGACAGACAGAATTTTGATGATAACCACCCTCAGATTGCGATATATCTTAACAATCTGGGAGGGGCTTATTACGACCTTGGCCAATATGAAAAAGCAATTACCTTGTTTAAGAAGAGTTTAGGTATTAGAGAGGAAAAATTAGGGGAGAACCATCCCTATGTAAAAATCACAAGGGCTTCTTTAAAGAGAGCAGAGGAGAAGTTAGCGGCGAATTCAGGCACGAAATGA
- a CDS encoding DUF4258 domain-containing protein: MGKTFLRSEQWMRGFWIRGKMGIRLSRHVMNHMKLYGIDSCEIKEAIDAPDTEDRDGNKLTAIKKFTDRFSGYPLKVVYEKTGDDIFIITAYPLKKKVWR; the protein is encoded by the coding sequence ATGGGAAAGACCTTTTTAAGGTCAGAGCAGTGGATGAGAGGTTTTTGGATAAGGGGGAAAATGGGTATCAGGCTTTCGCGCCACGTTATGAATCACATGAAACTCTACGGCATTGATAGCTGTGAGATTAAGGAGGCCATTGACGCACCCGATACTGAAGACAGAGACGGCAATAAGTTAACAGCAATTAAGAAGTTTACAGACCGGTTTTCCGGATATCCACTCAAAGTTGTATATGAGAAAACAGGGGATGACATTTTTATTATAACAGCATATCCACTCAAGAAGAAAGTATGGAGGTAA
- a CDS encoding DUF2283 domain-containing protein, which produces MKVRYDKEADAAYIQLSSKKPDGGVEIAEGVVLHTTSKDEIAGIEILEASRKFPVRNLYKLELSSTVK; this is translated from the coding sequence ATGAAGGTAAGATACGACAAAGAAGCCGATGCAGCATACATACAGCTATCGTCAAAGAAACCCGATGGGGGTGTGGAGATAGCCGAAGGTGTAGTACTACATACCACAAGCAAAGATGAGATAGCAGGGATAGAGATACTTGAGGCAAGCAGGAAGTTTCCGGTGAGAAACCTCTATAAGCTCGAACTTTCCAGCACAGTTAAATAA